GAGATGTCATGGCACAGTTACGCTGGCAATGAAAGAGGCGGGAATCAGCGAGGGTTCATTTCTTTTGTCATACAGAACTTCCCACGACCTGAACATAACCTCAATAAAGAAAGTACAGGTACAACGCTCGCATGTTTTTACTGTCTTACAATTATTATGATAACTGAAAACGTTATTAAAATAGATAAAAAACATTTTAACAGCAGGTACGGACCCAACCTACAACTGCGGATAATGCGTCCGATGCTCGACTTATCAATGGTTGTAGGTCGTAGGTTCAGTCAGAAAGTTATAGGCATGGACGTCCGCATGGGGTTGGAATGGAGATAAAGGGCGGCTGCCCCTATAGCCACCTAAGAAGGGGTGGGAGGCACAAGGACAGCTCCACACAATGGCATAATAAAAAGAATGCTGAGActaatgaggggggggggggtgcaaagtcaGCCTCATACATTGACTTAATAGAAAGGGGGGCGCTGCAAGCAACCTTCAGCCCCCGTGAAAGCaatcctgcgcacgcctatggtcGTAAATTCAGCTCCTAACTGCAGCATGTTAGTTTTCGTCACCTACAGCTCGATTAccttcattgtctgttggtttTGTAAGGTTGCGCAATACTAACGAATAATGTGTTACCACTTCCTTAAAGCTTATTCATTTCTCTGAGTTGACGCGCGTGCTGGTTGTCCATACTTACATTCGAAGTCGGCAAAGATGCAGATTATCTTCATCACGGTAGACGTGGCATAGTTTGGGTAGACGCATTTTCGCAGCTTGCTAAGCCGGTCTTCCACCAGGTAGTCACTCAGCGGCACTTCCGATAGAAAGCTGAAGTTGTCGGCGTCGCAGATGGGCAAGATGAAGTACACTCCAAATCCCAACAGCATCGCCCATCGGCCTGCAAGTGGGCGGTGTTCCATTTGGAGAAACACACAAGTAATGCAGTTTCTGGCGAGGAAGTTTGCCATGGTTGCTGGAATTGCATGTGTTAATGCAGAGCGCTACAGCCTTTCACATCACTTTTTGAAAAGCCTTCAAGGTTACCAAAGTATTCAACTAACAATATTATTCTTTACAGCCCCGTTGTAGCTTAAAGGTTATACGTTTTGGGTACTTCCGCAGCACTTCCATTGCCTTTATGCTCTGGCTGCATGGGCGTCAACTGTAAACTCTGATTTCCATCTCTTGCAAGCTTGCTATATGAGCGAGCGCTTATTCCTGCTAATGCTCCATAGCGCTGACAATGAACCTAGTGAGTTACCAAATGGCGATCATTTACAGTTACCACTCGCGTACCCAGAGGAAAGGGGCTTGAAGTTCTTTCCCGCCAAAGTATTTCAATTTTGTATATGTGTGTTTAATAGGAACATAAAGTATATATTATTGCGGCCCTCCCCCCACTCGAACTGGAAAAACATTCTGGCTACGGTTCTGAAAGTGACACTTCCGAGTACCAGAGTGACTTGTTTTCTGGAAGCGAGGAACACCAAGTCACCGCTCAAATATACGACGTGCATGCGCAAACGCTGGCTGACGAATGTTGTAGACGCACCGACGGGAACCACGCACGCGACGAGCACCGCGAGTGTGGTGTGGGACACGTGGAAAATCAGGAAGTTGATCAGAAGCAGCGTCACGTCCACGTGCTGGACGTAAGGCACGTCCAAGAAATCCAGGCTGACAGCCTTGTATCGAGCCGGCTTGTCCGTGGCCTCTTGCGAGTCGTCGTCGGTGTTCCCGGCCTGGAAGACGAGCCAGGCATATCTCGGCTGCTTCGGGTTCAAACCAGCCGGTGGAGGGAAGTCTTCGACGCTGAAGTAGATGACGAGTAGTGTGCAGATGCCCTCCAGGACGGCCACCACGAACGCAGAAAGAAAGTGGCCAGTCCAAAATTGTGTCGACGTCAGGCCCATGAGCATCTGGTGCTCCTGTTCGCGCAAGAAGGAGAGTTACAAGAGAAAAAGACTGGACTGTCGACGTACATCTGCCTGAGATCGTAATATAGGCTTGCATATTCCGTGGTTATAGAACTTATTGAAGTTTCACAGTGAGGCTTGGCAGAACAGTTCCACATTTCTTGGCGTACGACGGTGCTCTTGCGGAAGTATTGTAATGATCTCACTTGTTTGCGTCACAGAAAGTAGAGCATATGTATTTGTGCTGGAGAGCTTTAGTTTCCAGTCTGTATCGAGGATCTCACGTGCAAAGCGACTACTCTTGACATTCCCAACAGTTCACACCACTGATACTGAAGCTTAGGGTATTCGTTCGAATGCTGTTTTACGGCATATGGCAGGGTTTTCAAGCTCATGGCCCACTGACATTGCGCGGCCTGCATATGACAGTAATTGATAAACTTTAAATTCGTAATATACAGCTCTCCGCACCAAAAGAGATCACTGCGGACAATGCCGATGGATGGGATTTTCATCGAATGGTTTTAAGCTCGACAGGTCATTCCGATGTGTCTAAAGGCCACTACGAAATCCCCTACGCCAAATTTACGCCACTTGGCCAAAACTACACCAAACTACGAAAAACTGCTCCCCAACGGCGCCACTACGACAAGCCCCCTTCATTGTTGACCCATATATAAGATCTGACAAAAGTTCTCTTTTAAATGCAAATTTTAGCTGGCACGTtatattcccccccccctccaatacCTCCCCAGCCCTTCGCTGTCTGGGCCCATGCAAGACTAAATTTTGTGACTGCGGCTTACTAGCTAAGCTGAGTTTGACGCCTCTGTTATGAAGAACGTCAACCGTGAATGTTAAAGGCTTATTTCACTCAAATGACATAATTACCTTGAGACCCAACTCCATCTCGTTGGTCATCTCGCTGATCCTCCACACCAGTGGCAGGCAGAATGCTAGAGACAGCGCGAAAAAGAACCCGTTCCGATAGCGCGGTACATCCAGAAAAGGCGGCTTCATGGGCATTGAACGGTAGGTGACCTGAGAACAATCGGATAGACATTCCTTACAATGACAGTATCCACGCTGGCTTTGCACTTAAAAAACTGTGAATCTTGTTACCGTAACCTATTAGCGTAACGCTGGGTAAACAGTTCGGGCAAGATTAAGCGCGCTCAGCATGGTATGACTGATGGTGGTAGGAAAAGAATAGCTATCGCTATGCGCAGAACCCACGCACACAAGAGCTGTGTTGGACACATATCGCCTCATCAGATCGCGAACGCCCAACGGGACTGTTACTCGTCGAGCTTGACTGCTGTGACTTTACAATAATTGATCTGATCAGGTTGGAAATCATGCCATGAAAAGTACGTATTCGATACCTTCGCGAAATATTGTTGAAATGCACTTTCACCAGCTCTCATGATTGCAGCTAGAGGGTTTCCGACAAACCGACTGCTTTGCAGGAAGTTAGTAAAGCTTCTTGGAACAGTAtttacttgcaaaaaaaaatacatcaCCACAACAAATGCTGCCCATAACATTCCACTCGAGGAACGAAAACTCCTAATAGAGCATAGTTTTTTTTGGCATTTCTATATCATCGTCTGTGATAATTTTACTGATTATGCGCTCCGAAATCAGAGCACTGATCTTGATCTGAGCCTCTGGCTTTGCTTCCATGAAATAATATGGGTGGCATTTTGTGCTTGGACAGAATAATGCGGTATACACTGGCAGCTTAGAACACAGCATCGAACTTCAGTCGTCCTAGTAACTCAACACGTCCGGGCGACGTGTTGGGGCAAGGCAAGTCGGACGTATACGCTTCACTGACATCGGCACCCGCATCGGTAACCCACCAAAGCACTCACCGCTACCGGTGGCTCGTAGGCATCCCTTCTCGTCTCGCCGTGTAAGGTCATGTGCGCCTCGTCAATCGTGGTCTGTGTAGCCAAAACCAGGTCTGCAGAATAAGAAGAAATGCCAATCGGCCTCAAGACGTGCTGCAAGACTGATGCGAAAGATAATCTTTCTATACTCTCGCGCGTTTTGCCTTTGCGCCAACGGGCGACATTGGCCACGCCGGCATTTGCAGAACACGAAATACCCATGTCAGCACAAAGCTGTCAAGAGAAATATTATGAACAGTTACCGACCAATCGTTCGCCGGTAAGCATTGGGTGGAGGCGTTTCGTCCGGGCCTTCAAAATCATACTCGCATTGCGTGGGGCTCAGTCATGCGCTTTCAATTAGAAATAGTGTGTCATCATACAGCAAAACATACCGGGCATCGATCTGTCACAAGAACTCGAAGCATGTAAGGTCTTCCGGACGCACTGTGTGCATTAAACAACAAAGCGTCTGATAGCCGACGCGCGTCGATCGTCGTAGCCATCATAGCCACGCCGTCAAAAAGAGTGGTGGTGAGGCCAGTGTGAAGGCTACCATGAGGCGAGATTTCCAGTGTGTCTCTATAGGACGTGCGCAATGTTTGGAACCGTCCTTTAACGTCAGCAGGAGAGTAAAATGTGAGAACCAATGTTTCTTGCCGTCATCTGCTTTAGTTTTGAATGTTGAAAGCTAATGACGTAAGTTATCACCTGCCCATTTTCATTATTCTTTTTAAAATTATTGGCATTTACTGCTACACGCTTTCCATTGCAGGGTTCCTTTAGGCGTGAGCTCTTTAGCCATGAAACAACCAAACACTTTTTTTACACCTATCATATTGCTGAATTCTCATTATGTAAAGTTCTATAACTAATTTTTGTTAGGAAAACTTGTTCACCTAAGAATTGTCGCCGAGTGTCGTTGACCACTGGGCCCTGTGAAGTGTAACTGGCCAAGTAAGAAGCCACATCCAGCGGCGATGCTTCTGGCGGTAGCTCCTCGGGTGGCATGTAATAGACGAGACTGTAGGACAGGCTCCCATTCATCCCCTCTTGCTCAGATTTCCAGAACTGCACACACGCGATATCGTAGTCCGGTGCTCTAGCGGGGCTGTAGCCGCCCGAGCCAGTCCAGTGTCTGTTGACCATGGCTTGCAGGCACGACTCGGGAACATCGTGCACATCGCTGACGGCCTCGGAGGCGGGAGCCGATTTAGATGTACCCGCGGCGGTGCGCCGGCCTGTGCGCCGCCACGAGCGAACGATGTCTTTGCCGGCAGACCTTTCGGGAAACTCATTACTGTTGTGCGCGTAGCTTCGGCGTGAATACCCTTGCGcatagagagagggagagaaaagagAAGTGATGTTGTTGTCACCGCAGTTTCAAATCCCTGAACATGTGCCACACCTTTGGCTAACTGCTTTTTTCCGTGGATTACAGATTTAGTGAAAGCAGGGGGGGGTGGGGGCACAGCAGACTACGAATAGCAGCACGACTGCTTCAGCAGCATTCATTTAAAAATTCAAGCAGCCATTGTTTCTCCTTTTCTTTCGCAGTCGATTGCATCGAGTCCCTCCCGAAAGCATTCTGCGCCCAATGTGATTTTACACGGCCTGAGGGATCGGTGTGTCTATGACTCAGTGTCGTCAAGCCTTCATCATGCGACGTCATGTTACGTGACGTAATATTGACGTAATCATGGCGTCACGATGATGCCGCTAAATATGGTGACCTATGACTTCATAATGACGGCGTATGGTGGCGTCATGGCATAATGGttattttgcatcactcgtgctgACGCCAACGCCAACAGCCGCTTTCGCTTGTCATGGTCACAATCTAGGTTTTACAACTGGAAAATTCGGGCGAAGCGTTACCTCAACTCATCCAGCCGTCTTTAATTCAGCCCCCTTCCTAACACACTCATAGGTTCTCTACGGCACCTACAATCAATTTAAAAGGCAGTATTGTCCCCGGGAGCGTGCTCTAAAAGCTGTCCAAAAGTTCGTGGCTATTACCGGCATGTACTTAAACTGATCCATTCTATGATTCTTGATGAGCGCAAGATTAAGGCAAAATTACGGGAATTATCTCAATGGGAAAACTTTTATAGCAACAGCAATAATATAAACAATGAAAATTAGCGAGAAGTGAGAACGTGATTATCGTTGAATTCACAAGTATTTTATAGGTATTTTTACAGCGATTACGACAGAGGCTAATTTTGCCGCCATGACTCTTCGCCGCCACCGGCATTGGTGTTCGTAGCCACTattgcgcaaaagaaaaaaacctaaCTAAATAACATAAAATACCCAGGACAGAATGATAATCTAAttcgggccctctgcgtggcAGCGCAGTAACAGTGGCCATGCCACaactttaccactgagctacgccggtgcctGACATACCGTAGCAAACTAACCGTATGCAGGCTTCGTGTCGGTTAAATAGCGAATCAACATATGTATTAGGGTGCTTTCGAACAAAGGAACCACCAAGCGTAACACAATGTTAATTGCATTACGAGGGGGTTTTCGAATGCGCTGACAAGTTACAAAAGCCTCAGGCATAATTCTTAAGTCGTCATCTGAAGAAAATTACAAgtgcccaagcactccgtaccaGCGAAAGCCGAAACGTGCGGCCCAGGTCTTAAGCAGCGGGTTCAACCCGACGCTTCTCTAAAACCTTTCACAACTATTGGTTACATGTCCGTGCCTCTTAAGCATGTTTGAGATACGTTTGGCTTGGTATTACCACAAAGTTTATTTCACATGTCGCAGTCTGTGCCTCGCATTGTCACGGCCATGGAGAAGTGTAATGAGTGGTTAAAGGCGTTTCGCAatacagtggttgttctcgaacttCAAGTGGTCACAGGTGTCGCAGCCGAAGCCGAACTGACGTTGGAGAAACTGCCACCGAAAGCGGGCGTTCGCCCCTGCGAACGCGCTCCCGCAGTCATCACGTTGACGCCGTTGTGCCCGCAAAGTCACTTGATCGGCgcggcgttgttgcaagcgtttgacatcccGAGCTAACTCGGTGACGTAATTTACACGTTCCACCcgccaccggcgcttgcattcccgttcgtGATTTAGCGCCGCTTGGAAGGCTGCCATCGGCACGCAGATGCGGCCAGCACTCGGCCTCCCGGGTCTGACTTTGTGCCTGGACTGCACCATCGGCCCGGTGAATGCGAGCACTTTTCGCGATCGGCGTTCTTCTAGAGTTGTCCACGACTTATTCATGGGGAAGCTCCCCATAGAAATTCATGCGTGCATGCTCGGCGCCATGGCTGCGGCGGTATCGAGGACGTCACACACAACGCAGCAAATCACGCGCGTGCTTAGATACAAGGTAACTAATAGCGCAGCCAATGGGGACTACTCGTGACACCGCTGCAGAGCGGTTTTTCATTTATCTTAGTCATATACAGTTTTGCTGTAATATTCAACTTGGTAAAAAATATCTTATAGTGTATTGGTTTTGCTAATGGTTTTATCACTTAAGGTAAAAGATCTTTTGGTGTCATTGCAATCATGCGCAGTGCTTATGACGCGCTTGTCGACAATGTATAAATGTGCTGTCTTACGAATTAAAGGTCAGTTGTTAATCTGTACTGGTCGTTGCAAATTTCCTTGTCGTCCTCGTGCAGTGGGTGCGGATTTTTTCATTGCGAAATAATTTGAGCATGTTGATCACTTGGCTAAATAAAGTGCAAGAAATACGTGATCTGAACCCTCGCTTTTCGCGAAACTCATTCTCGGCTTCCCAGTTTACGGTATGATTGATCGTAATTTGTCGCGCGCCTGGCACTCACCTTTGACAACACCGTCGACAATTTTTCGGGTGTAGTTGGTGTCGGGTCCATACACGAATTGCCATTCGCGTGCTGTAATCGCGCTGCCGTCCTCACCGAAGTAAGGGTCGTCGGGAGCCAAGGGCACAGCCTGGCGCTTGTCCAGTTTCTTCACTGTGCTGGGGTCAACGTGGTCGTACTTGAGTATGACCGCGAAGATGACGATGACGAAGCCCAGCTCGACCGCCAACAAGATGGCGCGGCGCCTGACAGTCTGCAGGTACAGCCGTCGCCAGACCACGGCCAGAGAGTTCTCGATGAAGGCCATCAGCTGAAGCATTGAATCGTGGTTGGAAATAATTCGACAATTGTtgagggttttacgtcccgaaaccacgatatgattaagagaTTCGCCGTACTTCAGATTGGGCCACCTGGGGTCCTTCAAGATGCACCAAAATCTAAGGACGCCGGCCTCTAGCATTCTGGCCTCCATCTAAACTTCAGCTTCCATGGTTGGGATTCCATCCCATGACCTGCCGGGTCAGCACTCGAGCATGTTAACCAGTACAGGTCATCGGGGCTAGTGGGGTTGGAGCTTCACAGTCGAAGAAAAGAGGGGACAAAGAGTTTGGTTCGCCATTTTGTTTAAAAGCTATGGTGCTAAAATGCTAAGTGCGACGGAGCAGGTTTCACGCTCCGCCAAGGGGACCAAACTTCGATCAAGGTTGAAGGAATTCATGTGTGCTTATTCTTAGAAGTACACTGTGGTATCCCTGGTTGCAACAGTTAAGCTGTACTTCAATTGAAGTGTCTCACATGGCAGCATGCTTCATAATTATGCAGATTAAGGCAAGCAAGATAATggcaaagagagagaaataaagaggtGTTGTGACAAATTCTTCTACAAAATTGTGAACTCAGAACAGTTTTTCGCGTTCGCAAAAATGTGATAAAATATGGCGTAGCTATTTCCTCGAGTGAAAGTAGCATACAGCGTATGTACATAAATAAAACTAAGTAAGCCTAATCGAGTCAATTAGTGAAAATCCATTCCTGCAAGCGTTGCTAGTAATATTTATTCAGCGGTTATTAATTAGTAAACGTTAGACTTTGACACACAGTGTGCAGTGATTTAGCCCCACCGTATGGCTTCTGCCTGCGAGGTTTGTCAGTAATCATTACTCTCTGTCCGCGATCTCTAATTGCCCTTTCATTCCATCAGCTTCCCCAAATATCATGCGTGCCAACTTGGTATACTCATTACACGAATAATTCCCATTGCCATGTATCCCACACTTTCTCGCGTTATGTCTGCCGCATGTGCTATCATCGCGATGATCGCTGTTCAGGTCTTTATATAGGATCACACAGCTGGTCTTCTGAGCATGAACAGTGCGGAAATGATGGCATTGTTCTCAACGCCATCAGTTAGAAGGCTAGCAAAATTGTTACTCACGTCTGAAAAGGGTGGCTCACCGCAGCGATTTTCAGGAAATATAAACGCGTCGGTTGGTTTGTTAGTAGGCTGCCAAGTGACGAAAACAGGGTGGTCTCAACAGAGCGTgcacgtcttctttctttctttctcgtgtCTCAGCAAGCGCACGTGCCAACATGCTGAAGCACGTAGTGGCAAAAAAATATAAAGCTATGGGGAGAGAACAGTCGTTTTCACGAAACGATGTCAAAAATTTAAAACTGGAACTTCTCGTTCCCTTCGAGGTTCTTCAGTAAGAAAATTAAAAACAATTCATTCTGCGTGTACTATGTGCAAGCACAGCGATGGTTAGAAACCATGTGTGGCTGATTGCGCTACATGCGGACAAAAATGTTCACGAACTCCTCCAAGGCCAATTTTTCTCGCGGGTTTGAGCCACTTTCCGAGACCACAGCAACATGTGAAGGAACACTTAGGACTCCACGGTGACTCCAAAACACTGCAGAACCTATGCAATTTGATGCGAATGCTCTCATGTTTCACAGGAAGGCACAATCTTTTGTGTGTTCGTACCTGATTCACAGTTAACCCTGGAAAAGTGCGACTCTTACTTTCGCCATCGTCGTTATGAGTATACACATATAACAACACCGCGCAACCTTATATAAGTGAACAACTGTGCAGCAGATGTGGTCAAACTGACGTTTTCACTGTTTATTATTTGCAGGTGGCAAGCGCACTTGGCATTTAATAAAATCTATGGGCAAGATTGGTTGTTTAGTTGGTTcatcaacaccttggcgcaacctaCCTAGGGGAATAGGCCATGAACGGGACGGTGCCTtgttttttaaattaattcacttcttgaaagagaaggttggaataattaggtaatataggtaataataaaaagatgttaaatttctaaacaaaaaaccttgaaaaaaaaacatataaacatacaaaaaagaaaaaatatatacataaaacaactgaagttacttatttttagcattccattcttttagattctcgtaagaaatttttaacagcggtaaaaacgctcctgtggctgaatccaaatgcgactgcgccaaatgaaacaatcaccggaagtgtcaagtttaagcgcATTTTTCGTAGGGACTCTTCCAGTAGATTTTccctttgagttttgaattttcggcatgacaaaaagaagtgctccaaagattccctctcattacaataaaggcacgaaggcgactgtgccagacccgacctgtgaaggtaagagttcaatgaggggactcgacaacgcagcctggtaatcactatttcttccttccttgaTGAACACCAATTGTTCTTCCAAGGAAACATTAGCTTTGGGAAGTCTGATACAAAGAGTGACTACCATTATCTtaacttttttgtattttttttctttggcaccAAAGCTGTTAAAGCTAGCCGTAATGCTTGTGTGCGGCGTTGTGAGCAGGAAGCTATCATCTCAAAGGTACGTGCCACAGAAACTTGACATATCTCCGTGCCCACCACTGGTGAACTAAAAATGAAGGAGCCGACTGCTAGCACAACAAACGGCTGCGAAGCGACGGCGTTGAGCCGAAGACTCCGAGTACGTACAATGACTGACTAGAAGGGAATGGAAGAGAAAACGGTAGCTGCAAGGAGATCCCTGAGTGATGGAAGGACTACGCCGAAGATGACATGCCCTAGACCGGCGCAAACGCTTGGTTATAGCGCGACGTTCTATCTCTTGAAGTTTGGACATCCGTGACCTCTGCGCTGAGACTCAACGTAGGAACACCCTAAAGTTAAGTCCTTGCAACGACGTGGAATCAATGTACAAAGAACCTATGATACTTAGTTAAGGCTTAGAAGTGACCTCAGAGCAACCTATAGTCTTTAGAGTCACCCAGCTTCACAATTTCTGGCCTGCTTGCCTGCAAGCAAGATGATTATGAttaataaactttatttttgtgGAAGCTATGACAAATTTATTGTTTTTTGCTACGAACAATTAAAACCGACTGTCCCGGCATGCTCTTCAGTTGCACCTCGAAAGATAACAGGCACCATGCGCAGAGGTGAGTGCCTTACTAAGACTAAGGACTTTCTATCCAGATGAGATAGAAAGACTCCCAGTGACAGTCCCAGTGACATTCGTGTCACTGGGAGTGTTCTTTGGGTTAACCTTACGTTTTGTGGCGTTGTCAAAGTGGACATCAAAGTCTATGAAGAAGTGCGTAGTTCAGGTAAGCTCCACCTGTCACCCTCACAGATTACCATGTTAATGTGAAAGTCATCTGCTTTTATTAAAggcgatagcctttcttggggaccttcgacgcaaaaactttggtctgtttgtctgtatgtctgtctgtacatttgtctgtttgttcaccgtTACCCtgaaccgggtactctaaacagcaccagctgaTACCCCGAATGGCCGACCccttccgcagcgcccaccaacaaTGCTCAAgtatcagcgttcatacttgtgcgattgtcaattaaaaagcaattattgcgcatatcggaggcaccataacaacacgtatatattccgcatgttcgtcttttactagaaaaggcatacaaaagtaattctaagaaccgtagcgcttatcacgctgcgctgaccatgcaacgctcgcacgaagaagcgagtgtttccaacgctttgcaaacACACCTACCCGGCAAAGACACCTACCCgtagccttgcgttctacaccttatcacctctgagacggatGCGCACACCCGTTTTAgggccacgcactttgttttccaaataaaactgccagatggcgctcatgtctcacgtgtgacgtgacttgatgcgctcgctcgcctccgctgcacgcttgaggcactctaacgcagcgcctccagaataccattcgccgattttcttgcgcagaacatcatataaatgttttgttcaccctcgccacacgcaagactatttttttcttttttttcatgaactCTTTCACTCCATTTT
The nucleotide sequence above comes from Rhipicephalus microplus isolate Deutch F79 chromosome 2, USDA_Rmic, whole genome shotgun sequence. Encoded proteins:
- the LOC119169517 gene encoding ABC transporter A family member 1 is translated as MLQLMAFIENSLAVVWRRLYLQTVRRRAILLAVELGFVIVIFAVILKYDHVDPSTVKKLDKRQAVPLAPDDPYFGEDGSAITAREWQFVYGPDTNYTRKIVDGVVKGYSRRSYAHNSNEFPERSAGKDIVRSWRRTGRRTAAGTSKSAPASEAVSDVHDVPESCLQAMVNRHWTGSGGYSPARAPDYDIACVQFWKSEQEGMNGSLSYSLVYYMPPEELPPEASPLDVASYLASYTSQGPVVNDTRRQFLDLVLATQTTIDEAHMTLHGETRRDAYEPPVAVTYRSMPMKPPFLDVPRYRNGFFFALSLAFCLPLVWRISEMTNEMELGLKEHQMLMGLTSTQFWTGHFLSAFVVAVLEGICTLLVIYFSVEDFPPPAGLNPKQPRYAWLVFQAGNTDDDSQEATDKPARYKAVSLDFLDVPYVQHVDVTLLLINFLIFHVSHTTLAVLVACVVPVGASTTFVSQRLRMHVVYLSATMANFLARNCITCVFLQMEHRPLAGRWAMLLGFGVYFILPICDADNFSFLSEVPLSDYLVEDRLSKLRKCVYPNYATSTVMKIICIFADFELDAGWNVVDKFALGCDSVTILEVWAVMGLVILGSVVLIWYLSHVLPWTNASPDRLYFPLLPSYWCPRPYVISLETKGEPLNADRFEALPQTPAVVECKNLVKNFGSLTALDGVNLSVHKNLVTVLLGHNGAGKTTLMNILTGLVQPSGGTATVAGWDINTSAARREVGFCPQKDIFFDDLTVEEHLQYFAVLRGVDDPGKRVETLLETLRLTDKASQYPSELSGGQRRKLSVAVAIVSSPQLLILDEPTSAMDPETRRSFWKLIGRFRGHKTVLISTHDMEEADALGDRIVIMHSGKVICSGSTNFLKIACGVGYKLNVGKAPQGFYIDSIMQLVRQTAPLAIVEDERINDVTIALHTFSCVGFENMFRHLEHAAKRLGITGVGVTVSTMTDAYLKSVGRACHLSLLNDCFVFVVNSV